The region attctggatatttttatgaaaattagcatttttttgtacatttttttccaaaaaaaaaaaagaaaaaaaaatacaagacaaaGAAAGACACAATTTCTGCATATTTATACTTTAAACATGATGGTCCATCAGTACCTAGGTCACTGAGTGTCTCTGATGCCATCTGGAGGGGGAAATATGACATAAAATAGCAATTTATGATTACAGTCAATAGAGTATCCTATGGAGATTCTTGAATGAGCCAAACAAGTGaaatctttaaaggggtcatatgctgCGATTTCAAGTATTCCTTTCTcttcggagtgttacaagctgtaacttttattcttgctgtagtattgcTGCCGCTGCCGTCATGTTGTGGAggcgctgtgtgtttcgttgtgaaagcgaaactagtTTGTTtgtccttccaaaagaggacacaactagaaatcagtggttaaattttatttacaacactgttccagaacagttcaacccaaatattcagaagtgtgcagcgcattttacagaGAACAAGTACTGTTTTCTGGGAGAGTAGCATACAATGCCGTTGTTCTGAGAAATAatgctgactcacagcctgtaagtacgttttcatatttaaaggatatGCTGCTGGTGATTCATACTTTTTCAAAGCAGTTTAGGGCAGTGctagttgtttgttgtttctcagatcacaaatgcagacatggttttatgtttatggggCGCGAAGCAACGTACGCATAAAAAGTCATTATAATAAGTAAATATGTCCCcagtggatgcaacaaatgcctcatttgtaatgggctTTATTGGTCTTGTCTCATTGTGCCGcgagacggcatcacagtattTTAAGGGGCGTAgcatttctgtcacacactttaggtattcggccaatcacaatgcattggatagctggccaatcagagtacacctcacttttcagaacgatgtgcgttgtaaaaatcgacgcgtttcagaaaggcggggcatagaggagaaacaataatggacagtatgtggaaaataatgtgtataAACCGCATAAACaattcattacaacaaatacacaaaataatgttcttttttagcaacgtcatatgacccctttaaaacgaCACCAACATGAGGCTTCATTAAGTTTTTTTCATTAAGCTTTCAGATACATAtcaaaacattgtaaaaaaaattttttttaattcatactgAATTTAATCCAGAcatatgtaataaatataatataaaaatacatttaaaaatcccccccaaaataaaaatgacagtcaTTTCCCAAGGGAAACATTATACATGCAATTACGTGTTtcagtgggagtgtgtgtgtctgtgtgtgtgggtatgtgGGTTTTTTGTGCATTGGGGACATTCATCAGTGTCAGCCTTTCGTATGTGTATGAATCTTTTCTGGATTGTTTCAGATTTTGTGtagtaaaaaaaatcaaataaataaaagaaatgcttttttttctccattcattCCATTCATTCCTATGGCCGGGTCAAAATGACCTGTGAGAGGCACTTTTATTACTTCTTATATAACACCCACTTAAACTGCTCAAATTCACTCAATTTTTTGTAGTGTATTCTCATATCATAAGCCTCATTATTATTGAGCCATAATGATCAATgatcgatttaaaaaaaaatctttacaaatTAATTTTGGGATTTGAAAATGTATGTTGATTTATTTACAGCTTATGTAGTGCTGTGGTGCTCAAAAATGTTTTTGAGTTTGCTGCATGTGAGactgatttagtttttttgtttaggTGAGTCTATCGGTGTCGCAGGATGGCTTTTTGCACTTCGGAGACATGGTCATGCTGGTGAACTCTGGAGGTGGAGAGCATGTGCAGCGTGGCTCCTGTGTCCTGAGCATCATTGCCGACAGCAGTAATATCACATCACAGTCTAACACAAATTCAGTCCCCCACCTTCTCGGGCCCCTCCAAGTAGGTGGAGCCCACAGCATGACCCCTTGTGTTAGAAACGCATTTAtcattacaaggtattgcacatGCACTTTCAAACTCGCTcaattgcacacacacagtgGCTGATCTGTTTTATCATCTGTGGTCTGTGATTCAGTGTTGATGGGACCTCAGATGAAGAGGTGCTCAGATATGATCAAAGCTTTGCCCTGAGAACGACCGCAGGCTTTGCTGGAGAGGTAAACCAGCAAACGGCATGTATACAGTTTTATGTAATTACTGAGTTCCCATGTCTCAGCATGCAGTCTGTTGGATTCCTCCTAGCTATTCCTCGCCAGTGATCACAAAACATTTCTGAAGTGTGCTAAGAAGTCTCGACTACAGGAGCTGAGCCTAGTAGAGGAGTTTGATTTCCTGTGCTGGTGGAAGGTGATTTACTTTGACCCCCAAGAAAGGCTTGAAAATGAAGGATACCCTGTTCAGGTTCACACTTTCATCTAAATCTTTTTCAGATGTACTTGTTGTTATTACTTAGTAACTTAATAATGTGGAGCTTTGTTTTGGCAGGTGAACAGCAAGGTTTTGATTTCCCACTGTAAGACCAATCAATGTCTGGCTGCTCTAGGAAATCACATCCTATggtaatatatttcatattttaagagTAAGTGAATCATTTAAAGTGAGCTGGGAACAgctaaatattacaaatactCCAAAACCAGTTAATCAGTTCCTAATGAATAACATAcaggtatatataatatatatatatatatatatatatatatatatatatatatatatatggacattttgtattatatatttttattatgtattatattatttttctgtgTATTAGCACATACAAATTGATTTAATatgtctatatttttatttagagttttaggtattctgtatttttattttatttgaaataaaattttagaactttacatatattaatatatatttatatattttatttaaaatctaatattttatatagaaaaatACCTGCTTGAGCTAAAGAAGAGGTCTGCGTAGTTTAATGTTAATTCTGTGTAGAATAATTGCTAGtgcttattcattttttttattatttgtttgtgtttgtgtttaggaCTCCTTTTGGTAAAGAGTATGAACTCTCTGCTCACACCTTCTTGGACTCTCATAAAGCTGAGCGGGACAATAACCACTGGCTGTTTTTCATGGCTCATCCAGCCAATCAAAATCAGAGCCTGATGCACCCGCAACAAGACTCAGACATAACAGATGAGCAGAGAGATAACCAAGAGGACATGCAAGTAAAAGAGTGcagttaaaaaaagataaaagataataaaaggaaataaaaatcacaccaatacatttttttttttgcaaatacaatattttatttcttaaaaaaattcacTGTTATAGATCTGTTGATTTGTCTTGTTCGAAAAGTTAAGATAATTCCATAAAGCTCCCAAAAGGAGGCAGCGTCCCCTCTGTCCTCACTTCTACCTCCTTCTGTTGACTAAAGATTCATAAACCTGCTCAGCTTAGCATTAGTGTTTATACACACATTCACAGTCTTTGTTTACAATGTTTCAATCAGCATCAAATGCTTTTACAAATTCAAACATATGCTCAATtcagatgttgttgttttttatttttatttctttgctttgttttcttattaattttatttttcttcttgtttcttgttttctttctttgtcctTTGCTACGGCCTCCTTTTTCCCCATCGGTCACCTATACAGAGAACAAGAAATCATGTGCATTCTGTCATAACCATACAAAGATATCTGAGCTTCTTTCCCATGTATACACTACAAAAGCTTGGGATCAGCGAGATAaatgaaatgaatacttttgctCAGCAAGGATGCAGTAAATTGATCACTGATAGGTAAAGACATTTtttccaccacaggaataaataacattcatACATTTCTGTATGAAAATAGaatagttatttcaaattgtaacaatatttcacaatattacggttttatcttatatttttgatcaaacaaataaataattcaaaaacattaaaaaaataaacaaatctcaCAGACCCCAAGCTTTTTAAACGGTAATGTACATCTGCAATACATATTAATTGTAATTGCATGttaattataaaagaaaaaagctCCTCTCTAATCATGCTGCCAACATAATTGCAAGTGATTTCGACATGTTTGCACAAAAATCAGCATTTCACTGTAATTGCTGTCAGTAAAGGCCAGTGAATCACAACTGTGAAATTGCTTAATCTGAAGGAATTGAGAGACAGAGCAGAGGAGCTAAGGTTTTTTAATAGGACACAGACATGGTACAAACAATCAGAACATAACATATGTAACAAACGACATGATTATTCATACACATCAAcacataaataaagaataaataaggGTTTGAAAAATGGGACAGGAGATATAAATAAAGGGAGGTTTAAATTTCTAGTTTACGTTTTTCCACTCGCTCCACTCGCTCCACTGAGAGAGGAGCAGCAGGTCTCTGCAGCGGCCCCTTAGTTTTGTGATGGAACCCCGGACTTTGAACTTTGACCCCTCTTCCCATTCTTTAGTCTTCAGCTGAGAAGATACAGAAGCAGGAAACAAGAGAATTAATTACAGCAgctttcttaaaggaacagttcatcctaaaataaaaatgatgactTCAGCGAGTAATGACTTGGATTTCAGTCTGTTCTCCTCACAAACCCAGCGGCCTTAAATGTCTTATTAAACATGGactcagtgtttttttctttacgTCTAGGGTTTTTTCTTCGGAATTTCTTCGGAGCATGTTCCCCATTTAAAGTCAAATTATGATAAACTTCCCCAtggaagaaataaattcatacaggtttggtatGTGGTTTTCATTCCTTTTTTGGTGAACCGTTTGTGTGTGCAAAGAGCATGTCATACCTTCCCGTCGTGTCGTATCTCATACTCGATCTGATGCTTCAGAGGAAAGAAACTGTGGGGCTGCGGCCAGGTGGAGGGAGGCTCCACCTCTAATTCTACGATTTGATTGTCACTCCCCTCATTTTTTATAGTGCAGATTGAAATGTTTGGATTCGCTGGCTTAACTAGGAAATCAGAGAAAACATGTTCAATCAGTGATGATATGCtttagaccagtggttttcaactcgGGAGCCGGGGCCCACTAGAGGTCCCTAATCAAATGACTTATATATAGTCTGATCCAAGTGTAGATTTGAGCTTTGTTTTGGTCAAGCAATAGAGCCAAGTGattacccaaaaatgagaattcagtcataatttactcaccgacaagttgttccaaacctgtatgagtttcattCTTCTGAGAAAAAGGTATTTTCAACAATGTTGGTAGCCAAATAGTTACTGGTAGCCAGTGACttccattgtgtttttgtttttttcagtggttCAGTGGTTACTGTTTCACAACCTCAATGTCAaccaacattcttccaaatatcatcttttgtggtCAACAGATGAAAGAAA is a window of Carassius carassius chromosome 23, fCarCar2.1, whole genome shotgun sequence DNA encoding:
- the cfap161 gene encoding cilia- and flagella-associated protein 161, with the translated sequence MAHVRTYNPRVRVGNWKEDVTLEEETLQNFILQKDRGELTVQKEGDLRQNILKPVSLSVSQDGFLHFGDMVMLVNSGGGEHVQRGSCVLSIIADSSNITSQSNTNSVPHLLGPLQVGGAHSMTPCVRNAFIITSVDGTSDEEVLRYDQSFALRTTAGFAGELFLASDHKTFLKCAKKSRLQELSLVEEFDFLCWWKVIYFDPQERLENEGYPVQVNSKVLISHCKTNQCLAALGNHILWTPFGKEYELSAHTFLDSHKAERDNNHWLFFMAHPANQNQSLMHPQQDSDITDEQRDNQEDMQVKECS